One Rosa chinensis cultivar Old Blush chromosome 5, RchiOBHm-V2, whole genome shotgun sequence genomic region harbors:
- the LOC112163959 gene encoding bZIP transcription factor 1-D-like translates to MSGKATSGSGNDGASQSAESCSEGSSDGSKENGNHQEYGANKKGSFDKMLADGANAQNNTALVPGKPVVSLPTTSLNMGMDLWNASPAGAGTAKMRGNQSGAPSAVGGDHWIQDNKQLDAEVHRKYIYGGHVAAYMRIPLNAVTSITNGLKKLYIEKLIKTIGSCISFQ, encoded by the exons ATGAGTGGAAAAGCAACTTCTGGTTCTGGAAATGATGGAGCTTCACAAAG TGCTGAAAGTTGCAGCGAGGGTTCATCAGATGGAAGCAAGGAGAATGGTAACCACCAG GAGTATGGTGCAAACAAGAAGGGAAGCTTTGACAAGATGCTTGCAGATG GAGCAAATGCACAAAATAACACAGCTTTAGTGCCTGGGAAGCCTGTAGTTTCTCTGCCTACAACTAGTCTGAATATGGGAATGGACTTGTGGAATGCATCCCCCGCTGGTGCTGGAACTGCAAAAATGAGAGGAAATCAATCTGGAGCCCCATCAGCTGTCGGTGGTGACCATTGGATTCAA GACAACAAGCAGCTTGATGCTGAGGTACATCGCAAGTATATCTATGGTGGCCATGTTGCTGCATACATGAGG ATACCTCTCAATGCAGTTACATCTATAACTAATGGCTTGAAGAAATTGTACattgaaaaactaattaaaacCATTGGAAGCTGCATATCGTTTCAATGA
- the LOC112202868 gene encoding TMV resistance protein N: protein MALSTHRASSSLAWAEPPPRWNYDIFLSFRGEDTRTGFVSHLYHELQYRQVFKTFKDDRVLELGDIISLELLRAIEQSHLAIVVLSPNYASSTWCLDELSKIIESMETESKRKRILPVFFNVEPSDVRNQTKSFDEAFAKHEAKFGKDSEKVKKWRAALREVAGLTGCDLKDKSESKLIEVIVKSVREKVLPTITLSDSGEKLVGIEFRLRQMGLLLAPEEKDVRFIGIWGMGGVGKTTLAELVYKRFAHDFDVAEFLDVRNNHGQLVNLQKQILFPVLKENVSQVWDVRRGKNFIRQCMSNKKVLLVVDDVDSCCDLLEKVAGDESWFGDASRIIVTTRDKRVLVENDIKLSVGLVGLNVHDALELFTHSAFKKDQPEEGFSELSKCFIDYAEGLPLALIILGKSLYKRDLETWRSALEILKRIPNRTILDSLKLSYDALDDLQQKIFLDIAFFYKGMEEGRVNQMLEYCNGFNCLFVTEVLIEKSLITIELRPDFIEMQYADRVGMHGWGHYKVEMHGLVQEMARRIVREESEEPGLRSRLCNRDDIFDVFTRNTGTDAIRGIRLCLPSLEEAGSSWNIESFSRMPKLMFLEFDNLIIGSDPKFLPNSLRILIWNWYPSESLPASFRPNSLGELKMQRSNLVRLWDERQDLPNLKCMDLSESKNLKETPDFTGIPNLEELNLTNCDSLVEVHPSIAVNKKLKRLILEQCKNVNSLPSKIEMDSLEVLNLAYCSKVKIPEFGEGMKNLSILLAPGTATEELTSSIEHLVGLTRLNISDSKSLQSLPGTAIFKLKSLEELCMGKCPKIVENTGETGCLKLRMSKGLFKRESPERACLALPCPRALPSLRWLDLHDCNLCRGVIPNDIVYCLPSLEGLNLAGNNFVSLPASIKCLSKLRFINLSRCKWLKQLPDLPSNERLAVWADNCDSLKMLSEPLQRVRFPKLQRFCLITVNCFGCQSGFNSEIFSMLRRLAAEGIPRYCFDDYTNLSFRSKICKWFDI from the exons ATGGCTTTGAGCACCCACAGAGCCTCCTCATCTCTTGCTTGGGCTGAACCACCTCCCCGTTGGAATTACGATATTTTCTTGAGTTTCAGGGGTGAAGACACCCGCACGGGTTTCGTCTCCCATTTATACCACGAGCTGCAGTACCGGCAAGTATTCAAGACTTTCAAGGACGACCGAGTGCTTGAACTCGGAGATATTATCTCTCTGGAGCTCTTGAGggcaatcgaacaatcacatcTCGCCATCGTTGTTCTCTCACCCAACTATGCTTCTTCCActtggtgcttggatgaactttCCAAAATTATCGAGTCCATGGAAACCGAaagtaagagaaagagaattcTGCCGGTTTTCTTTAATGTGGAACCATCCGACGTTCGAAATCAGACAAAGAGCTTTGATGAAGCCTTTGCTAAGCATGAAGCAAAGTTCGGTAAGGACtcagagaaggtgaagaagtggAGAGCAGCTTTAAGAGAAGTGGCAGGTCTCACCGGATGTGATTTAAAGGATAA ATCTGAAAGTAAGCTTATAGAAGTCATCGTCAAAAGTGTGCGGGAGAAAGTGCTTCCTACGATCACATTGTCAGATTCCGGAGAAAAGTTAGTCGGAATTGAATTTAGACTTAGGCAAATGGGTTTGCTTTTAGCTCCTGAGGAAAAGGATGTTCGATTTATAGGAATATGGGGTATGGGTGGAGTGGGTAAGACTACCCTTGCTGAGCTAGTATATAAGAGATTTGCTCATGATTTTGATGTGGCGGAGTTTCTTGATGTCAGGAATAATCATGGTCAACTAGTCAATCTTCAAAAACAGATTCTTTTCCCAGTCTTGAAGGAAAATGTTTCACAAGTTTGGGATGTTCGTAGGGGAAAGAATTTCATTAGACAATGCATGTCTAATAAAAAGGTCCTTCTTGTTGTTGATGATGTTGATAGCTGCTGTGACCTCCTAGAAAAAGTGGCTGGAGATGAATCTTGGTTTGGCGATGCAAGCAGAATCATTGTTACAACTAGAGATAAACGTGTGCTCGTCGAGAATGATATAAAACTATCAGTTGGGCTAGTGGGGCTAAATGTCCATGATGCTCTTGAGCTCTTTACTCACAGTGCCTTCAAAAAAGATCAGCCCGAGGAAGGGTTTTCAGAGCTGTCCAAGTGTTTCATAGATTATGCCGAAGGGCTTCCGTTAGCTCttataattcttggaaaatctTTGTACAAAAGAGATCTAGAGACATGGAGAAGTGCATTGGAGATACTAAAGAGAATTCCTAATCGGACAATTTTGGATTCGCTCAAATTAAGTTATGATGCGCTGGATGATTTGCAACAGAAGATTTTCTTGGACATTGCATTCTTCTACAAGGGGATGGAAGAGGGGCGAGTTAATCAAATGCTAGAATATTGTAATGGCTTTAATTGTCTTTTTGTGACAGAGGTTCTCATCGAGAAATCTCTGATAACTATTGAGCTGCGTCCCGACTTTATTGAGATGCAGTACGCCGACAGGGTTGGGATGCATGGTTGGGGACACTACAAGGTTGAGATGCATGGTTTGGTACAAGAAATGGCACGGAGAATTGTTCGTGAAGAGTCTGAAGAACCCGGTCTTCGCAGCCGTTTGTGTAATCGTGATGACATCTTTGATGTATTCACGAGAAATACG GGAACAGACGCAATCAGAGGCATCCGCTTATGTTTACCTAGTTTAGAAGAGGCAGGTTCAAGTTGGAACATTGAATCCTTCTCTAGGATGCCCAAACTGATGTTTCTTGAATTTGATAATTTAATAATTGGTTCAGACCCcaaattcctcccaaattcCTTGAGAATTCTCATATGGAATTGGTATCCTTCCGAATCTCTTCCAGCTAGTTTCCGGCCAAATAGTCTTGGTGAACTGAAGATGCAAAGAAGCAATCTTGTCCGGCTTTGGGATGAAAGACAG GACTTGCCTAACTTGAAATGTATGGATCTTAGTGAGTCCAAAAACTTGAAGGAGACCCCAGATTTCACAGGTATTCCGAATCTTGAGGAGTTGAATCTTACAAATTGTGACAGTTTGGTTGAGGTCCACCCATCCATTGCAGTCAACAAAAAGCTTAAACGGCTGATACTCGAGCAATGTAAAAATGTCAACAGTTTACCAAGTAAGATTGAAATGGATTCTCTCGAGGTTCTCAACCTTGCTTACTGCTCAAAAGTAAAGATTCCAGAATTTGGAGAAGGGATGAAAAATTTGTCAATCCTTCTCGCACCTGGGACCGCCACTGAGGAACTGACTTCATCTATTGAACATCTGGTTGGCCTAACTAGACTGAACATATCTGATAGCAAAAGTCTCCAGAGTCTTCCGGGTACCGCAATTTTTAAACTGAAGTCTCTTGAAGAACTCTGTATGGGAAAGTGCCCAAAAATTGTAGAAAATACGGGGGAGACAGGGTGTTTGAAGCTTCGCATGTCCAAGGGTTTATTTAAAAGAGAGAGTCCAGAGCGTGCGTGCTTGGCGTTGCCATGTCCAAGGGCTTTACCGTCTTTGCGTTGGTTAGATCTACATGATTGTAATCTTTGTCGAGGAGTTATCCCCAACGATATTGTCTACTGCTTGCCGTCTCTAGAAGGCTTGAATCTTGCTGGAAATAATTTTGTTAGTCTTCCTGCGAGCATTAAATGCCTTTCTAAGCTTCGGTTCATTAATTTATCGAGGTGCAAATGGCTTAAACAATTACCGGATCTCCCATCGAATGAGCGATTAGCTGTATGGGCAGACAATTGTGATTCCTTAAAAATGCTGTCAGAACCATTACAGCGGGTCAGATTCCCCAAATTGCAGAGATTTTGTTTAATAACTGTCAATTGCTTTGGATGTCAATCAGGCTTCAATAGTGAAATATTTTCAATGCTAAGGAGATTGGCCGCTgag GGGATCCCTCGATATTGTTTTGATGATTATACGAATTTAAGTTTTCGAAGTAAAATTTGCAAGTGGTTCGATATTTAA